The genomic segment ATCGACGTCCGTTGGCCGTCCGAAAAAGATCCATTGCTTTTCGACGCTGACCTCCGGCTCACCCGCCACCGCGAGGAGCCGGGCAACTAGGCCTTTTACAGTCTTCCTAACCAGCCCTGGACTTCCTCTTCCAACTGGCTCAACAACTGCGCTGCCTCATCATGAGAGCTCGCCTGGCCTACCTCCAAATACAGTTTGGCTTTAGCCTCAGTGCCGGACACACGCGCAATCGCACGAATATGCACAGGACCCACCTGACCATGCAACGCAATACCCTGATTTTCAGGAAGCGTAAGGGGCAAGACAGCCACACCAATCAGCTCACTCGGAGGATGCGCAATCCAATTACCCACCAACTCCCGTGGATTAGTCGTGCGTACTGCAATCTGCGAAGACGCAAAATAGCCATAACGGCGATACAGCTCATGAAGTTTGTCCTGCAGGCTAGTGCCTTGAGATTTCAGCTCTGCCGCCCAAGCTGCCATGAAAAGAGCAGTAGCAATACCATCTTTGTCCGGCACCATATCAGGAGCAGGACACGTACCCACTGCTTCCTCATAAGCAAAACTTAACGGCCCGACATGCTCATCAGCAGCACGTGATAAGTTCTTAAACCCCGTGAGCGTCTCAGAATAATCCCAGCCCTTATCCTCCGCAATGATGCTGAGCAGCTGCGAAGACACCACAGTGGTGGCTACCACCGGACGCGGACCCACACCGGAGTATTCCGACACCAAACGCGTAGCCAACAATGTGCCCACCTCATCACCCGATAACATACGGTGACCACCATCGGCAGTGCGGATACCCACAGCACAACGATCAGCATCAGGATCAAGCGCAAATAAAATATCCGCGTTCTTTTCCCTAGCCCGCTCCAACAACAACTTAATAGCAGAAGGCTCTTCAGGATTCGGAAAAGGCACCGTAGGAAACGTCGGATCCGGATGCTGCTGAGCTTTCACCGAATGCGTATGTGGGAAACCCGCAAATTGGAAAGCATTCGACATCGCACGACCACCAACACCATGCATAGCGGTATAGACCACTCGCAAATTCCCACGCTCAGAATTCACCCGCAACAAATCAGCCTGATCCGGAGTCACCAACGACACCAACTCATCAACATAACGACGCAATTGATCCGCAGTTGGACGCACCGTCACCCGAGGCACTCGAATCGGATCTTCCACCGCATCGATATGTGCCTCAAGACCTTCCTCCAACTCGGAATACAACTGACGACCATTCGACAAAAACACCTTGTAGCCATTATCCGCAGCACCATTATGCGAAGCCGTAATCTGCACCCCCGCATCCAAACCATGCTTGTTCACCAACCATGGAATAAGCGGCGTCGGACTTGGCGTAGGCAACAACGTGACCTCAAACCCGGCCCCCGCAAAAACCTCCGCAGTAGTAGCCGCAAAAGTATGCGAACCATAACGAGCGTCATAGCCCACCACAACCCGCAACGGGCCATCCTGGGGGTACAAAGTCCTGCCGATTCCAGTCTCATCCTCAGGGACCAAATGCGGCACCGGATTAAGCGCAGCACGCTCCGCTAACCAACTAGCAAGACCTGCCGTAGTCCGAGTTACCTGCAAAACATTCATCTGATGGCGTGCTGGGCCAACAGGTGCACGCAAACCTGCAGTGCCAAAACTAAGCTGACGAGACTCGTCCATGAACACCCCGATCCTTTGTTTTTGTGGGATCACTATTAGACTTGACTCTACCGCGCTGTAGGTATTCCTGATATGCCTGCGGAAAAACAGAAAGGTATTTCACGTGATGGAAATTGGTGAGCAGGTTGTCGCATGGATGGACCGCCACCATGACGAGGTCATAGAGTGGCGTAGACATCTACACAGTCACCCTGAGCTTTCTCATATGGAATACCGCACCACTGAGTATTTGGCTTCAGTACTTAAAGCACATGGCCTCGATCCACACTTGTTCCCAGGCACCGGCCTGATGGTCGATATTGGGCCAGAGGGGGATTCCCGCCTGGCTTTCCGCGCAGATATTGATGCGTTGCCATTGGTTGAATCAACAGAGCTTCCCTTTGCCTCTCAAACCACCGGAGTAGCGCACGCCTGCGGACATGATGTGCATACCGTGATTGCGTTGGCACTTGCGTGTGCGCTCAGCACCATCGAGTTGCCCATTGGTATTCGCGTGATTTTCCAGCCTGCCGAAGAAGTAATGACCGGTGGTGCCACCGACGTTATTGCTCATGGAGGTTTGGATGGCGTCGACGCCATTTATGCCATCCATGTGGAACCTAAATTGAAGGTTGGACGCGTCGGAATTCGCGCCGGAGCGATCACTTCTGCCTCCGATGTGATTGAAATCAGAGTCAAGGGTGAAGGGGGACACAGCGCACGTCCTCACTTATCCGCTGATGTGGTCTACGCATTGAGCAAATTGGTAGTGGATCTTCCCGGACTTTTATCTAGGCGAATCGATCCGCGTACCGGAACTGTCTTGGTTTTCGGCACCATCAATGCGGGCTATGCGCCAAACGCAATTCCTGATTCCGGCAGTGTGTCCGGAACCTTGCGCACCGCCGATATTTCCACCTGGCGAGATATGCGTCCACTAGTCGCTGAGCTGGTAGAACAGGTGTTAGCACCCACTGGAGTTAACCATGAACTGATCTATAATCCAGGTGTTCCACCAGTGCTTAATGATGATGTAGCCACCGCTTTATTGGCCAGTGCCGCCCGCGATATGGACACCCAATCAGTGGTTCAAGCCCCTCAATCATCAGGTGGCGAAGACTTCTCTTGGTACCTCGAACACGTGCCTGGATCGATGGCTCGACTGGGGTGCTGGCCCGGATATGGACCACGCCAAGACCTGCATCAGAGTGATCTTGTGGTGGATGAACGGGCCATCGGGGTGGGTGTCAGACTGTTTGGATCACTGGTGCAGCAGTACAGCAGTCGGTCCGAAGCTTTCTTAAAGCCTTAATGGGGGTAGTGTGTAGGGCTGGCTCTAAAACGCTGACATGTCACCCAGGCCAAGTCAGTACTAATCATTTAGACTTGAAACCGCGCATCAGAGGTTTCAACTAGCATTCGCCCAGCTCACACGTGTGGAGGTGCCTTAATGGCAAAGAGGATCGTAATTATCGGCGGTGGACCTGCAGGCTATGAAGCCGCACTCGCAGGCGCTAAGTATGGTGCGGAAGTTACCGTTATTGAAGATATTGGAGTAGGCGGCTCTGCCGTCACCATGGACTGCGTGCCATCCAAATCCTTCATTGCGGGTACCGGAATCAAAACCGACCTCCGCCGTGCCGATGACATGGGACTAAACCGTGGTCTTGGCAAAGCTCACCTTGAGATCGATGCACTGAATTACCGCGTGAAGGCTCTGGCAAAGGCGCAGTCTGAGGATATTCTGGGACAGTTGCAGCGCTCAGATGTCCGCATGATTAATGGTGTTGGACGCTTCGACGATTACAACGTCAAGCAGACCACCCACTACATCAAGGTCACCCACAACGATGGCAGCGAAGAAACCATTGAGTGCGACCTTGTTCTGGTAGCAACCGGTGCAACACCTCGCATCCTGAAGGGCGCAGAGCCTGATGGAGAGCGTATCCTCACCTGGCGTCAGGTCTATGACATTGATGAACTTCCAACCCACCTCATCGTGGTTGGCTCCGGTGTGACCGGTGCTGAGTTTGTCTCTGCTTTTGCTGAGCTCGGCGTCAAGGTCACCATGGTTGCTTCCCGTGACCGCATTTTGCCTCACGATGATGCTGATGCAGCAGACGTGTTGGAAACTGTTCTGGCTGAGCGTGGTGTTTCTTTGGAAAAGCACGCTCGCGTTGAATCTGTCACCCGCACCGAAGATGGTGGTGTGTGTGTGCGCACCTCTGACGGCCGTGAAATCTTTGGCTCTCACGCACTGATGACCGTTGGTTCCATCCCTAATACCGCCGATCTGGGCATGGATAATATCGGTGTTGAGCTGGCACCATCCGGCCATATCAAGGTGGATCGTGTTTCTCGCACGAACATCCCTGGCGTTTATGCTGCAGGCGACTGCACAGATTTGTTCCCACTCGCTTCTGTTGCTGCAATGCAGGGCCGTATCGCCATGTACCACGCACTCGGTGAAGGCGTAAGCCCCATCCGTTTGAAGACTGTGGCAACGGCTGTGTTTACCCGCCCAGAAATTGCTGCTGTGGGTATTACTCATGCTCAGGTTGATTCTGGTGAAGTATCAGCTCGCGTGGTTGTACTGCCATTGGCTACTAACCCACGTGCCAAGATGCGTTCCTTGCGCCACGGTTTCGTGAAGCTATTCTGCCGTCGCAACTCTGGTTTGATCGTGGGCGGCGTGGTTGTGGCTCCAACTGCATCTGAATTGATTCTTCCGATTGCCGTCGCGGTTACCAACCAATTGACGGTCGCTGATCTGGCAGAAACTTTCGCAGTGTACCCATCCCTCTCTGGTTCTATTACAGAAGCAGCCCGCCAGCTGGTTCAGCACGACGATTTGGGATAAGTTCTGCCCTATTTATCGGACATTAACCCCGGGAACGCTTCATGCGTTCCCGGGGTTTTCTTGTGAAGACAGCCCCGAGGGAGTGAAATCTTGCAAAGTTTGCAAATGACTTCGGATGTCAGATGTCTGCAGGTGGGGTGTGTGAACGTGTCAAAGTTGGCCAAGTTTTAAGGTATTGCACGGGTCCAAAAGTGTAACGGGGCTAACTGTTGGGGGGTTTTATTTCACGCGTTACATTAAGCCCTTTCGCAGGTCAGCGGATTCTTGGTGGGAAACCTGAATTGGAAAGCAAAATGCGATGTCTGATTGAGTGGATTGGGGGTTACGATACTTGAATGAAGTGACTGCCATCACCCTTGGTGGTCTCTTGTTGAAAGGAACAATAACTCTCGTGTCGACTAACACATCCTCCACGCTTCCAGCATTCAAAAAGATCTTGGTTGCTAACCGCGGTGAAATCGCGGTTCGTGCATTCCGTGCAGCACTTGAAACTGGTGCAGCCACCGTCTCAATTTATCCTCGTGAAGATCGTGGATCATTCCACCGTTCTTTCGCTTCTGAAGCTGTTCTCATTGGTAAAGAAGGTTCGCCAGTTAAGGCGTACCTGGACATCGATGAAATTATCGGTGCAGCTAAAAAAGTTAAAGCAGATGCCATCTACCCGGGCTATGGCTTCTTGTCTGAAAATGCCCAGCTTGCGCGTGAATGTGCCGAAAATGGCATTACTTTTATCGGCCCCACTCCAGAAGTTCTAGATCTCACGGGAGATAAGTCCCGAGCGGTTACTGCTGCAAAAAAAGCGGGACTGCCTGTGTTGGCAGAGTCCACTCCGAGCAAAAATATTGACGACATTGTCAAGAGTGCGGAGGGGCAGACTTACCCGATTTTCGTGAAGGCAGTTGCTGGCGGCGGCGGACGTGGCATGCGTTTTGTTCCTAGCCCGGAAGAATTGCGTAAATTAGCTACCGAAGCGTCCCGTGAAGCTGAAGCTGCATTTGGCGATGGTGCTGTGTACGTTGAGCGAGCTGTGTTAAACCCGCAGCACATTGAAGTGCAGATCCTGGGCGATCACACTGGCGATGTCGTGCACCTTTATGAACGTGACTGCTCTGTGCAGCGCCGACACCAAAAAGTTGTAGAAATTGCACCAGCACAGCACCTGGATCCAGCGTTACGCGAGCGCATCTGTGCTGATGCGGTGAAGTTTTGCCGTTCGATTGGCTACCAAGGCGCAGGCACTGTGGAATTCTTGGTTGATGAACAGGGAAACCATGTGTTCATTGAGATGAACCCACGTATTCAGGTTGAGCACACTGTCACTGAGGAAGTGACCGAAGTCGACCTGGTGAAGGCTCAGATGCGTTTGGCAGCTGGCGCTACCTTGAAGGAATTGGGACTTACCCAAGACAAGATTCATACCCATGGTGCCGCACTGCAATGCCGTATCACCACTGAGGATCCTAACAATGGATTCCGCCCAGATACCGGAACTATCACCTCTTACCGATCCCCAGGCGGAGCTGGCGTTCGTCTTGATGGTGCAGCTCAGTTGGGTGGAGAAATCACCGCGCACTTTGATTCCATGCTGGTGAAGATGACCTGTCGTGGCTCCGATTTTGCAACTGCAGTAGCTCGCGCACAGCGTGCCTTAGCTGAATTCAATGTTTCTGGTGTGGCTACCAATATTGGCTTCTTGCGTGCACTTCTTCGTGAAGAAGACTTTACTTCCAAGCGCATTGCTACTGGTTTCATTGCTGATCACCCACATCTTTTGCAGGCGCCACCTGCTGATGATGAGCAGGGAAGGATCCTTGATTACCTGGCGGATATCACCGTGAATAAGCCTCATGGTGTGAGGCCAGTTGATGTGGCAGCGCCTATCGATAAGCTGCCAAATATCAAGGACCTGGCACTGCCACGCGGTTCCCGTGACCGTCTCAAGCAGCTTGGACCTGCAGCGTTTGCCCGCGATCTGCGCGAGCAAGATGCACTAGCAGTTACCGATACTACGTTCCGTGATGCCCATCAGTCGTTGCTGGCAACTCGTGTCCGCGCGTTTGCATTGATCCCTGCGGCAGAGGCCGTCGCAAAGCTGACTCCTGAGCTGTTATCCGTGGAAGCTTGGGGCGGTGCCACCTACGATGTGGCCATGCGTTTCCTCTTTGAGGATCCATGGGCAAGGCTCGACGAGCTGCGCGAGGCGATGCCGAATGTCAATATTCAGATGTTGCTTCGCGGACGCAACACTGTTGGCTACACTCCGTACCCAGATTCCGTTTGCCGTGCATTTGTGAAGGAAGCCGCCAACTCTGGTGTGGATATTTTCCGTATCTTCGATGCGCTCAACGATGTTTCTCAGATGCGCCCAGCAATCGACGCGGTGCTAGAAACCAACACGGCTGTGGCAGAAGTTGCGATGGCTTATTCTGGTGATCTTTCCGATCCAAATGAAAAGCTGTACACGCTGGATTACTACCTGAAGATGGCAGAAGAGATCGTCAAGTCTGGCGCTCATATTCTTGCGATTAAGGATATGGCCGGATTGCTCCGCCCAGCTGCGGCAACCAAGTTGGTCACTGCGCTGCGCCGTGAATTTGAGCTACCAGTGCACGTGCACACCCATGACACTGCCGGCGGACAGCTAGCCACCTACTTCGCTGCAGCTCAAGCCGGTGCAGATGCTGTGGATGGTGCTTCCGCGCCACTGTCTGGCACCACCTCACAGCCTTCACTATCTGCAATTGTGGCAGCCTTCGCACACACCCGTCGCGATACCGGACTGAGCCTTGATGCGGTGTCTGACCTTGAGCCATACTGGGAAGCTGTTCGTGGCCTCTACCTGCCATTTGAATCCGGTACCCCAGGTCCAACCGGGCGCGTTTACCGCCATGAAATCCCAGGTGGACAGCTCTCCAACTTGCGTGCACAGGCCACTGCGCTGGGACTTGCAGATCGTTTTGAACTGATCGAAGACAACTACTCAGCCGTGAATGAGATGCTGGGACGACCAACCAAGGTCACTCCATCATCTAAGGTCGTTGGCGATCTTGCGCTCCATCTTGTGGGCGCAGGTGTTGATCCAGCAGACTTTGCTGCCGATCCACAAAAGTACGATATTCCAGATTCTGTCATCGCATTCTTGCGTGGTGAACTTGGCAACCCTCCAGGAGGCTGGCCAGAGCCGCTGCGTACCCGCGCTCTGGAAGGTCGCTCTGAAGGCAAGGCACCGTTGACTGAGGTTCCTGCTGAGGAACAAAAACACCTTGATTCCGATGATTCTGCGGAGCGACGCAGCAGCCTCAACCGACTGCTCTTCCCGAAGCCAACTGAAGAATTCCTCGAGCACCGCCGACGCTTTGGCAACACCTCAGCGCTGGATGATCGTGAATTCTTCTACGGATTAGTAGAGGGCCGAGAGACTATTATTCGCTTGCCAGAAGTAAGCACCCCATTGCTGGTTCGTCTCGATGCGATTTCCGAGCCTGATGATAAGGGCATGCGCAACGTGGTCACCAACGTCAATGGCCAGATCCGCCCAATGCGTGTGCGTGATCATTCCGTTGAATCTGTCACTGCAACCGCAGAAAAGGCTGATACCTCCAATATGGGTCATGTTGCCGCACCATTTGCTGGCGTTGTCACCGTGACTGTCGCAGAAGGCGATGAGGTTAAGGCTGGAGATGCAGTTGCAATCATCGAAGCTATGAAGATGGAAGCAACGATCACAGCTTCCAGCGATGGCACGATCGAGCGCGTTGTTGTTCCTGCTGCAACAAAGGTGGAAGGCGGCGATTTGATCGTCGTAGTTTCTTAAGCGCCTGTTCTTAAAAGCTCCCGCTCTTCTTATGTGGAAAGAGAGCGGGAGCTTTTTCGTCTGTTTAAGGGGATGAAATTTTAGAATGAGTAAATTTGTGTGGGCGTGGCCTTATGAAGCGCTGAGGATCGATTCTGGGAAGGCGCTTTTTCAGGGACTCAAATGCAGTTTTTTGGCGGGCCTGGACAGGACGACCAAGGTCTGAGCAGGCATCATAAATCTTGGTCGCTTTGTCTGGTTTTGTTGTTGGAAGGCTATGGTGGCCTGTGTATATGACGAGATGGGCACGCAAAGTGGACCAATTAATGAAAAAGACTTTCAATAAAGCGTTGATCGGTGTATTCTCGTGATTCCCATCAAGTAGTTTTCGACTTTTAAGAGGAGTCCCTCGCATGTCACCCCTGCCAACTTCATCCAAATCCTCAGATCACATCATCGATGTAGCCATTGTCGGTGCTGGCCCGGCTGGGCTTGCTGCAGCAGTTGCTCTCGGCCGTTCTTTGCGCAGTGTAACCATCATCGACGCAGGTCAACCGCGAAACCGCTATGCTCATGCAGCGCACAATACGCTCGGCCAAGAGGGAATTTCCCCTGCTGAACTCCTCGAAAAGGGCCGCGCCGAAGCGCGTTCCTATGGCGTGAACATTAACTCCGGGCGTGTGGAAAAGGTGCAGCGTGGCAGCGACTCCTTCGCCATAACGCTTGACGACGCCTCCCTCCTTCACGCCCGGCGCATCATCTTGGCACACGGTGCCGTTGATGAATTACCAGAGATTGACGGTCTGATGGAGCTGTGGGGAACCAAGGTTTTGCACTGCCCTTATTGCCACGGATTTGAGGCTCGTGGCGCGGAGATCGTGGTGTTGAATACTTCGTCGATGTCTGGACATCAGGCTTTGATGTTTTCGCAGCTGTCACAGAAAGTGACGTTGGTGGGCATCATAGATCTTGAGGAGCACACCAGGGCGCTGCTTGAAAAAGCTGGTGTCAAGGTGGTTCGGGATGATGTTGTCAGCGTTGCTGCGGTAGGAGACGGCGTGGATATGACGCTCGCATCCGGTGACAGTATGCAGAGCGATTTCATTGTGGTTGCCACCCGTCCGATGGCAGATGACAGCTTGTATTCCCAATTGGGTGGAGAGATGGAAGAGGGGCCAATGGGGCGCTCGATTCCATCGTCACCAAGCGGTCGCACTCCAATTGAAGGAGTGTGGGCAGCTGGAAATGCTCAGGCAGCCAACTCGATGGTTTATGCTTCTGCGGCTCAAGGTGTGATGGCTGGTGCTGAGATTAACTTTGATCTGATTTTGGCAGATATCGCCGATGCGGATTCTCAGTAAGAAAATTGTGGCTTGGGGCACACAATCGGCCTAGGGTGGAGGTATCGAAGAATTATCGAGCAACCTGAGGAGCCCCTCGATGCGTATTCATGATGTTCGTAGTTATTTATCGGCGGAGAATTTTCCCAAATCAGAGCATCTTGCGTGGAAATTTGCGGAACTTGCCACTGATCCAGTGGAGGTAACGCCGGAAGTTTCGGAGATGATCATCAATCGGATCATCGACAACGCGGCAGTGTCTGCAGCCTCGGTGTTACGCAGACCTGTGAGCGTGGCAAGGCAACAAGCGCAAGCTCATCCCCGAGATAAAGGCGGGCAAGTTTTTGGAATTAAAGGCAGCTACTCAGCAGAGTGGGCTGCCTTTGCTAATGGGACGGCTGTGCGGGAACTTGATTTCCATGACACGTTCCTCGCTGCAGACTATTCGCATCCTGGCGATAATATTCCTCCCCTGGTGGCCGTTGCCCAGGCACAAAAAAGTTCAGGCCGTGATTTACTCCGAGGCATTGCCACGGCTTATGAAGTGCAGGTGGATTTAGTGAAGGGGATATGCCTGCATGAGCACAAAATTGATCATGTAGCGCACCTTGGTCCAAGTGTTGCTGCAGGTTTGGGCACGTTGTTGCGTGTGGACGAGGAGACCATCTATCAGGCAATTGGCCAGGCTTTGCACACCACGACGGCCACGAGGCAATCGCGAAAAGGTGAGATTTCCAGCTGGAAGGCGTTCGCACCAGCATTTGCCGGAAAGATGGCTATTGAGGCGATGGATCGAGCGATGCGTGGGGAAGGATCGCCAGCTCCGATCTGGGAGGGCGAAGATGGTGTTATCGCGTGGCTGCTATCGGGTAAAGATCATGTTTATCATGTGCCATTGCCGGAACGTGGTGAGCCCAAGCTGGCGATTTTAGAGACCTACACCAAGCAACATTCAGCGGAATATCAATCACAAGCACCGATTGATCTGGCGCGAAGGATGAAGCCTGCCGTTGATGCTGCAGGTGGAACGGAACACATCGCTGAGATCGTGCTGCACACCAGCCACCACACCCACTTCGTGATTGGTACTGGGGCGAACGATCCACAAAAGATGGATCCGCAAGCATCGCGCGAAACGCTGGATCATTCCATCATGTATATTTTCGCCGTTGCGCTGCAAGATGGCATGTGGCACCACGAATATTCCTATACGCGCAAACGTTCCACCCGCCCAGAGACCGTGGCATTGTGGCAGAAGGTGCGCACCGTAGAAGATCCAGAATGGACTCGTCGATATCATGCGCAAGATCCAGCAGAAAAGGCCTTCGGGGCAAAAGCTGTGATCACTATGGTAGACGGCACCGTCATCGAAGATGAATTAGCCGTTGCAGATGCGCACCCTCTAGGAAGCCAGCCTTTTGAGCGGGAAAATTATATCGGTAAGTTTCGTACGCTTGCGAAAAATACCGTGGCAGAAGCAGAACAGGAACGCTTCTTAAATGCTGTGCAAAGTTTGCCTGAGCTGGATGATTTGAGCGAACTGAACATTGAAGTGGACTTAAGCAAGCAAGCAGAGACAAAGGTAGGGTTGCTATGAATCTGTTCTCGAATGGCCAAGATGTGGGGAAGCGTCGAGAAGCGTTTAAAGTGGCACTGGCCGCACCTGAAATCGCACGCCTGCCCGGCGCATTCTCCCCGTTGATTGCGCGCTCCATCGAAGAAGCCGGCTTCGAAGGAGTCTACGTCTCCGGCGCCGTTGTCGCCGCTGATCTGGCACTTCCAGATATCGGCTTAACGACGCTGACCGAAGTCGCCTACCGCGCGCGGCAGATTGCGCGCGTCACGGAACTAGGCGTGCTTGTCGACGCCGACACCGGCTTTGGCGAACCCATGTCAGCAGCGCGAACAGTCTCCGAATTAGAAGACGCCGGTGTGGCAGGCTGCCATCTAGAAGACCAAGTAAACCCCAAACGCTGCGGACATTTGGACGGCAAAGAAGTAGTACCCACTGAGCTGATGGTGCGCAGAATCCGTGCCGCAGTCTCCGCACGACGCGACCCCAACTTTGTCATCTGTGCGCGCACAGATGCCGCAGGAATCGAAGGCATCGACGCCGCCATCGAGCGCGCACGCGCCTATCTTCATGCTGGCGCCGACATGATTTTCCCCGAAGCCCTGCACACAGAGGAAGATTTCCGTTATTTCCGCGCAGCCCTGCCCGAAGCCTGGCTACTGGCAAATATGACGGAATTCGGAAAAACCACGCTGCTCTCCGCCGAGCTTCTAGAAGACATTGGATACAACGCCGTGATCTATCCCGTAACCACACTGCGCATCGCGATGGGACAAGTGGAACAAGCACTTGCCGAAATCAAAGAACACGGCACCCAGGAAGGATGGCTCGACCGCATGCAACACCGCAGCAGGCTCTATGAACTCCTGCGATACGAAGACTACAACGTCTTTGACCAGAACATCTTCACCTACAAGAAAGGAGCAGACGATGCCTAAAAGGGAAGTCCACAAGGGCTTAAATGGTGTCATATCCGATTACACAAGCATCTCCAAAGTAATGCCAGAAAGTAACTCGTTGACCTACCGAGGCTACCGCGTCCAAGACTTGGTAGATACCTGCAGCTTTGAGGAAGTGATCTACCTATTGTGGTTTGGAGAGTTGCCCACTGTGGAGCAACTGCGCTCATTTAATAAATGCGGCCGCAGCTACCGATCCCTCGA from the Corynebacterium crudilactis genome contains:
- the prpB gene encoding methylisocitrate lyase, producing the protein MNLFSNGQDVGKRREAFKVALAAPEIARLPGAFSPLIARSIEEAGFEGVYVSGAVVAADLALPDIGLTTLTEVAYRARQIARVTELGVLVDADTGFGEPMSAARTVSELEDAGVAGCHLEDQVNPKRCGHLDGKEVVPTELMVRRIRAAVSARRDPNFVICARTDAAGIEGIDAAIERARAYLHAGADMIFPEALHTEEDFRYFRAALPEAWLLANMTEFGKTTLLSAELLEDIGYNAVIYPVTTLRIAMGQVEQALAEIKEHGTQEGWLDRMQHRSRLYELLRYEDYNVFDQNIFTYKKGADDA